The following proteins are encoded in a genomic region of Rhizobium sp. NLR16a:
- a CDS encoding Glu/Leu/Phe/Val dehydrogenase has product MSHDTMLHRALTRLVDAAKHLNIDPIILERWASPKETTHARLTIQMDDGSHKHLPALRCRYDDTRGPTKGGIRYHPSVTADEVETLAFLMTIKCAVVNLPFGGGKGGVQIDPHSLSKNELERLARGYVRRFANVIGPNRDIPAPDVNTNAMTMAWMADEYASIVGEWTPAVFTGKPISLGGSLGRDDATARGGYYLLQFLAKDLGFTPGARAAIQGFGNAGSHMAQLLESAGYKVVAVSDSKGAIRCPAGLDIKKLNAAKERNGGVTSFASSDGVSRIAADELVSVDCDLLVLAALEDMVHAGNAANVKAPIILELANGPITLEADEILKNRGVAILPDILANAGGVAVSHFEWVQNRQGDRWLIEDIHARLKTKMEEEGAAIWACAKDKNITLRSAAYVHALSRLVDAIEAKGT; this is encoded by the coding sequence ATGAGCCATGACACCATGTTGCATCGGGCCCTGACACGTCTTGTTGACGCGGCCAAGCACCTCAACATCGACCCGATAATTCTTGAAAGATGGGCGTCCCCGAAAGAGACCACGCACGCCCGTCTGACGATCCAAATGGACGACGGTTCACACAAACACCTACCGGCCTTGCGCTGCCGCTATGACGATACCCGCGGCCCAACCAAGGGCGGCATCAGATATCACCCTAGTGTAACGGCAGATGAAGTAGAGACGCTCGCCTTCCTGATGACTATCAAGTGCGCAGTGGTGAACCTGCCGTTTGGTGGCGGCAAAGGCGGCGTCCAGATTGATCCTCACTCTCTTTCCAAGAATGAACTGGAGCGTCTTGCGCGTGGCTATGTCCGCCGCTTTGCCAATGTCATCGGCCCCAACCGCGACATCCCGGCGCCCGACGTCAACACCAACGCGATGACCATGGCATGGATGGCGGACGAATACGCTTCTATCGTTGGCGAGTGGACGCCGGCGGTCTTCACCGGTAAGCCAATCAGCCTTGGTGGCTCGCTTGGCCGTGATGATGCGACGGCCCGTGGCGGCTATTATCTCCTCCAATTCCTGGCGAAGGACCTCGGCTTTACTCCGGGTGCACGAGCCGCGATCCAAGGCTTCGGCAACGCCGGATCTCACATGGCGCAGCTGCTCGAATCGGCCGGATACAAGGTCGTGGCGGTTTCCGACTCAAAGGGTGCAATTCGTTGCCCGGCGGGCCTCGATATCAAAAAGCTGAATGCTGCTAAAGAGCGCAACGGAGGCGTTACCAGCTTCGCGAGTTCAGACGGTGTCTCGAGAATTGCTGCCGACGAACTGGTTTCGGTGGATTGCGACCTGCTCGTTTTGGCAGCCCTGGAGGACATGGTCCACGCGGGTAACGCTGCCAACGTAAAGGCTCCGATCATTCTTGAACTCGCCAACGGCCCGATCACGCTGGAGGCTGATGAGATCCTCAAGAACAGGGGCGTTGCCATTCTTCCGGATATCCTCGCGAATGCGGGTGGGGTCGCTGTCTCGCATTTCGAATGGGTGCAGAACCGCCAAGGCGACCGTTGGCTCATTGAGGACATACATGCCCGGCTGAAGACGAAGATGGAAGAGGAAGGAGCCGCAATATGGGCGTGTGCGAAGGACAAGAACATCACCCTGCGAAGCGCCGCCTACGTCCACGCGCTCTCACGACTTGTAGACGCTATTGAGGCGAAGGGGACTTAG
- a CDS encoding electron transfer flavoprotein subunit beta/FixA family protein: MHIVVCIKQVPDSAQIRVHPVTNTIMRQGVPTIINPYDLFALEEALQVRDRYGGEVTVLTMGPPMAEQALRKALTHGADRAVLLTDRHFAGSDTLATSYALSQAVAKIGESYGAPDIVFTGKQTIDGDTAQVGPGIAKRLNLQQLTYVTKIVSIDPTSRELMVERHAESGTQMLKSTLPCLITVLEGVNAIRRGSLDDAFRAARSPVLKWGAADAGIGELTKCGLRGSPTVVKRVFAPGPRAEKAMQMEINDKTLAEVAAETVAAIFARQPVLERKLTSHGNR, encoded by the coding sequence ATGCACATCGTGGTCTGTATCAAACAAGTGCCGGACTCTGCGCAGATACGCGTCCACCCGGTGACAAATACGATCATGCGCCAAGGCGTACCGACCATCATTAACCCTTACGACCTGTTTGCTCTCGAAGAGGCACTTCAAGTTCGTGACCGCTATGGGGGCGAGGTGACCGTTCTGACGATGGGACCGCCCATGGCTGAGCAAGCGCTACGCAAAGCCCTTACCCACGGCGCAGACCGCGCAGTGCTTCTGACCGACCGCCACTTTGCTGGATCTGACACGCTGGCGACCTCGTATGCTCTTTCTCAAGCAGTAGCGAAGATTGGCGAGAGCTATGGGGCGCCTGATATCGTCTTTACGGGAAAGCAGACAATTGACGGCGACACGGCCCAGGTCGGACCCGGAATTGCAAAGAGGTTGAACCTCCAGCAACTGACTTACGTAACGAAGATTGTCTCCATTGATCCCACTTCGCGCGAGCTCATGGTTGAACGGCACGCGGAGAGCGGCACGCAGATGCTGAAGAGCACGTTGCCATGTCTCATCACCGTGCTGGAAGGTGTCAATGCTATCCGCCGGGGTTCTCTCGATGACGCCTTCCGTGCAGCGCGAAGCCCGGTTCTTAAATGGGGGGCCGCTGACGCCGGCATTGGGGAGTTGACCAAATGCGGCCTGCGGGGATCGCCGACGGTCGTGAAGCGAGTATTCGCTCCTGGTCCGCGCGCCGAAAAAGCTATGCAAATGGAGATTAACGACAAAACGTTGGCCGAGGTCGCCGCGGAGACGGTCGCTGCAATTTTTGCCCGCCAGCCTGTTTTGGAACGCAAGCTCACGTCCCATGGCAATCGGTGA
- a CDS encoding electron transfer flavoprotein subunit alpha/FixB family protein: MVARKNETTENAVGRASLGKKLLKCFEDHRHVWVFMELERGNVHPVSIELLGEGRRLADKLGVQLAGVILGSSEGVGTKPAIEEAFAYGADVAYLVESPLLANYRNAPFTKALTDLVTTHKPEILLLGATTLGRDLAGAVATTLQTGLTADCTELDVDGDGSLAATRPTFGGSLLCTIYTLNSRPQMATVRSRVMATPQRVDKPIGRVIQHQLLMVEEEIVTKVLAFLCNSGSEQSDLANSDIVVGGGLGLGTAGNLQYLRNLATTIGGGVGCSRPLVQKGWMPADRQIGQSGHTIRPKLYIAAGISGAVQHRVGVEGADLIVAINLDQNAPIFDFAHIGVVACALEFLPALTEAFAKRMPPHNSIKVMDRGRLDDQE, from the coding sequence TTGGTCGCTAGAAAAAATGAAACGACGGAAAACGCGGTCGGCCGCGCCAGCTTAGGGAAAAAGCTGCTTAAGTGCTTCGAAGATCACCGGCACGTCTGGGTCTTCATGGAACTTGAGCGCGGCAATGTTCATCCCGTATCGATTGAACTCCTCGGCGAAGGCCGCAGACTAGCTGACAAACTGGGTGTCCAACTGGCCGGGGTAATCCTCGGTTCGTCTGAAGGCGTGGGCACCAAGCCTGCGATCGAAGAGGCCTTCGCTTACGGAGCTGATGTCGCCTATCTGGTAGAATCGCCCCTCCTCGCCAACTATCGAAACGCACCCTTCACCAAGGCTTTGACGGATCTGGTCACTACTCACAAACCAGAAATTCTCCTTCTCGGCGCGACCACGCTCGGCCGCGACCTAGCCGGTGCTGTAGCAACGACCTTACAAACAGGGCTTACGGCTGATTGCACCGAGCTGGATGTGGATGGAGATGGTTCACTCGCAGCAACGCGGCCAACTTTCGGCGGGTCCTTGTTGTGCACGATCTACACGCTGAACAGCCGGCCGCAAATGGCAACGGTGCGGTCCAGGGTCATGGCGACGCCGCAACGTGTGGATAAGCCAATCGGACGCGTTATCCAACATCAACTCCTGATGGTTGAGGAGGAGATCGTCACCAAAGTCCTCGCGTTCCTTTGCAACAGTGGGTCTGAGCAATCCGATCTGGCCAACTCCGACATTGTGGTTGGCGGCGGTCTCGGCCTCGGCACTGCAGGAAACCTGCAATACTTGAGAAACCTGGCAACGACGATCGGCGGGGGAGTCGGGTGCTCGCGCCCACTGGTCCAAAAAGGCTGGATGCCTGCTGATCGACAAATTGGTCAGTCCGGCCATACCATTAGACCCAAGCTCTACATCGCGGCGGGAATATCTGGCGCGGTCCAGCATCGCGTTGGCGTCGAAGGAGCCGATCTGATTGTCGCTATCAACCTCGACCAGAACGCTCCGATCTTTGACTTCGCCCACATCGGCGTTGTCGCTTGCGCGCTGGAGTTCTTGCCGGCGTTGACAGAAGCTTTCGCCAAGCGAATGCCACCGCACAACTCTATCAAGGTTATGGACCGAGGAAGGCTAGATGACCAAGAGTAA
- a CDS encoding NAD(P)-binding protein has product MTKSKFDAIVIGAGMSGNAAAYSMASRGLKVLQLERGEHSGSKNVQGAILYANMLEAIIPEFRDDAPLERHLVEQRFWLMDDSSHTGVHYRSDDFNELKPNRYTIIRAQFDKWFSRKVREAGGTVLCETTATRLAWDLNGKVIGVHTDREGGVILADVVVLAEGVNGLLGTRAGLRDMPKPENVALAVKEMHFMPEEVIAERFGLNGSEGCVIEAGGTISRGMAGLGFLYTNKESISVGIGCLVSGLAEGMENPYRLLDAFKRHPSIRPLLAGSEIKEYAAHLIPEGGFKAIPQLFGDGWVVVGDAAQLNNAVHREGSNLAMTSGLMAGEAISQIKSRGGLMTKRNLSLYKGMLDKSFVMKDLIKHKDLPSLLHTDSHNFFMTYPTLISQAAQNFVRVDGAPKINREKATAASFVKARSHWGLISDAVRSAASWR; this is encoded by the coding sequence ATGACCAAGAGTAAGTTCGACGCGATCGTCATTGGTGCCGGGATGTCCGGTAACGCCGCAGCGTATTCGATGGCTAGTCGCGGTCTAAAAGTGCTGCAGCTGGAGCGCGGAGAACATTCGGGCTCTAAGAATGTTCAAGGGGCTATATTGTACGCCAACATGTTGGAGGCGATTATCCCAGAATTCCGCGATGACGCCCCTCTTGAACGGCATCTGGTCGAGCAACGATTCTGGCTAATGGATGACTCGTCGCACACGGGCGTGCACTATCGCTCTGATGACTTCAATGAACTGAAGCCAAACCGTTATACGATCATCCGCGCCCAGTTTGACAAATGGTTCTCACGCAAGGTGCGCGAGGCGGGAGGCACAGTCCTTTGTGAAACGACAGCGACCAGACTCGCTTGGGACCTGAACGGTAAAGTAATAGGCGTTCACACAGACCGAGAGGGCGGTGTGATCCTCGCGGACGTAGTCGTCCTTGCTGAGGGCGTGAACGGACTGCTTGGAACACGAGCCGGGTTACGCGATATGCCGAAGCCGGAAAACGTGGCACTCGCTGTCAAGGAAATGCATTTCATGCCGGAAGAGGTCATCGCAGAGCGCTTCGGCCTCAACGGTAGCGAAGGCTGTGTGATCGAAGCCGGCGGCACGATCTCACGCGGAATGGCCGGACTGGGCTTCCTTTATACCAACAAGGAGTCGATCTCGGTGGGGATCGGCTGCCTCGTCTCCGGTTTAGCGGAAGGCATGGAAAATCCGTACCGCCTTCTTGACGCCTTCAAGCGACATCCCTCGATCCGACCATTACTGGCCGGATCAGAGATAAAAGAATACGCCGCGCATCTTATTCCCGAAGGGGGCTTCAAGGCAATCCCGCAACTCTTTGGCGACGGGTGGGTGGTCGTGGGCGATGCGGCGCAACTAAACAATGCCGTGCATAGGGAGGGATCAAACCTCGCGATGACATCAGGCCTCATGGCCGGCGAAGCGATCTCTCAGATAAAGAGCCGTGGCGGCTTGATGACGAAGCGCAATCTCTCTCTCTATAAGGGCATGCTGGATAAGTCGTTCGTCATGAAAGACCTGATCAAACACAAAGATCTTCCAAGCCTCCTCCACACCGACAGTCACAATTTTTTCATGACCTATCCAACGCTTATATCACAGGCAGCGCAAAATTTTGTGCGTGTCGACGGTGCACCTAAAATCAACAGGGAGAAGGCTACAGCTGCCTCCTTTGTCAAGGCACGATCCCATTGGGGGTTGATCAGCGACGCGGTCCGCTCCGCCGCATCTTGGCGTTAA
- a CDS encoding ferredoxin family protein, with protein MKATIIERIEDKLYQNRYLVDTGRPHITVRPHRSPSPNLLALTQVCPAKCYEVNEIGQVAIVSDGCLECGTCRVLCEASGDIKWNYPRGGFGVLFKFG; from the coding sequence ATGAAGGCGACCATCATTGAGCGCATTGAGGACAAGCTGTACCAAAACCGATATCTCGTCGACACTGGACGTCCGCATATCACAGTGCGACCGCACCGGTCGCCAAGCCCGAACCTGCTCGCCTTGACGCAAGTCTGTCCGGCCAAATGCTACGAAGTGAACGAAATTGGTCAGGTGGCGATTGTTTCCGATGGCTGCTTGGAATGCGGCACATGCAGGGTGTTATGCGAAGCGAGTGGCGACATCAAGTGGAATTATCCCCGAGGCGGGTTCGGGGTCCTCTTCAAATTCGGATGA
- the nifA gene encoding nif-specific transcriptional activator NifA, whose amino-acid sequence MTKPDERIRLLSEIAGDLISSPLEIALKVVMNTLDRHLPMRDGVIVIYGTGQEPKLTVWHADGHDVRSRSLTVEQSDAINCAFASGEPHFVKKTVAVGFKMKGEAIGALWIDRTFYGSAVAGETALMKHIANLIAKASRRELCSGGGSVPEEQQAGQIPKIKPKSHPTQVAKIDWIVGESPALKRVLATTEIVAATNATVLLRGESGTGKECFARAIHALSIRKSKAFIKLNCAALSETVLESELFGHEKGAFTGALLQRAGRFELANGGTLLLDEIGDVSPQFQAKLLRVLQEGEFERLGGTKTLKVDVRIICATNKNLEVAVLRGEFRADLYYRINVVPIVLPPLRQRDGDILLLAQVFLEKFNKANDRNFCFTPSAKDVLSKCAFPGNVRELDNCVQRTATLASSNTIASSDFACQQGQCSSALLWKDAGDVIDNDAVHSLNPRDTMSSGLGPYAGAPSGATATMEAPGLTERDRLINAMVKAGWVQAKAARILGKTPRQVGYALRRFRIDVKKE is encoded by the coding sequence ATGACGAAACCAGACGAGCGGATCCGGCTACTCTCCGAAATCGCCGGCGATCTCATATCTTCCCCTCTTGAGATCGCGCTGAAGGTGGTCATGAACACCCTCGACAGACATCTGCCAATGCGAGACGGCGTGATCGTGATTTACGGCACCGGACAAGAGCCCAAACTAACCGTATGGCATGCCGATGGCCACGACGTTCGCTCACGTTCTCTTACGGTTGAACAGTCGGATGCAATAAATTGCGCCTTCGCTAGCGGTGAGCCGCATTTCGTGAAAAAAACTGTTGCTGTAGGCTTCAAAATGAAAGGGGAAGCAATTGGCGCTTTGTGGATAGATCGCACTTTTTACGGCAGCGCGGTGGCCGGCGAGACGGCGCTTATGAAACACATCGCTAACCTGATCGCCAAAGCTAGCCGTCGCGAGTTGTGCAGCGGTGGCGGATCAGTCCCCGAGGAACAACAAGCAGGACAGATTCCGAAAATCAAGCCGAAGTCTCATCCCACCCAAGTCGCTAAAATCGACTGGATCGTTGGGGAGAGCCCCGCGCTAAAGAGGGTATTAGCTACCACCGAGATCGTGGCCGCGACCAACGCCACGGTGCTCTTGAGAGGAGAGAGCGGCACTGGCAAGGAATGCTTTGCAAGAGCAATACACGCGTTATCGATACGTAAAAGCAAGGCGTTTATTAAGTTGAATTGCGCCGCGCTGTCGGAAACCGTTCTGGAATCTGAATTATTTGGCCATGAAAAGGGCGCTTTCACTGGCGCTCTCCTTCAACGAGCTGGACGTTTCGAACTGGCAAATGGCGGAACACTGTTGCTTGATGAAATCGGTGATGTATCACCACAATTCCAGGCAAAGTTATTGCGCGTATTGCAGGAAGGTGAATTCGAACGTCTCGGCGGAACGAAGACATTGAAAGTAGACGTTCGAATTATATGCGCCACCAACAAAAACCTCGAAGTGGCCGTCCTTCGTGGGGAGTTCAGAGCCGATCTCTATTATCGGATCAATGTGGTGCCCATCGTTTTGCCGCCACTTCGCCAGCGCGACGGTGACATTTTGCTTCTAGCGCAAGTGTTCCTCGAGAAATTCAACAAGGCAAATGATCGAAATTTCTGCTTCACGCCGTCGGCAAAAGACGTTTTGTCGAAATGCGCCTTCCCCGGCAATGTTCGCGAGCTGGACAACTGCGTACAAAGGACCGCTACTCTCGCCAGTTCAAATACGATTGCTTCATCAGATTTTGCCTGTCAGCAAGGCCAGTGTTCTTCGGCGCTCCTCTGGAAAGACGCCGGCGACGTTATTGACAACGACGCGGTGCATAGTCTCAACCCGCGAGATACAATGTCGAGCGGACTGGGCCCCTACGCAGGCGCTCCCAGCGGTGCCACAGCCACAATGGAGGCACCGGGTCTCACTGAGCGTGATCGACTGATCAATGCAATGGTGAAGGCTGGTTGGGTACAGGCCAAAGCAGCTCGTATCCTTGGTAAAACGCCGCGGCAGGTCGGCTATGCGCTACGCCGGTTTCGTATCGATGTGAAGAAGGAGTGA
- the nifB gene encoding nitrogenase cofactor biosynthesis protein NifB, with the protein MSEPEIKVGMTSSAPFDRAPMAPAMRGGRASSSYDLSVTDDIDARIWERIKDHPCFSEQAHHYFARMHVAVAPACNIQCNYCNRKYDCTNESRPGVASVKLTPDQALRKVLAVASKVPELSVIGIAGPGDACYDWKKTVATFEGVAREIPDIKLCISTNGLALPDHVDELADMNVDHVTITINMVDPEVGAKIYPWILHGHRRYTGIEGARILHERQMLGLEMLTERGILTKINSVMIPGVNDTHLVEVNRWIRDRGAFMHNVVPLISKPSHGTYYGLTGQRCPEPFELMALQDCLDGNVKLMRHCQQCRADAIGLLGDDREREFALDQISTKVDYDANMREAYRKLVEHEREDQFAAKLDANKAVESLGSSGTLAVAVATKGGGRINEHFGQVRELQLYAVSRKGINLVGHRKVLPYCLGGVGEESALDQIIVALDGIDILLSAKIGDGPKKRLAKAGVRAADAFAYAYIETAIGALYIAEFGRKPSMPTALPL; encoded by the coding sequence ATGTCGGAACCGGAAATAAAGGTCGGGATGACCAGCAGCGCCCCCTTCGACCGGGCGCCGATGGCGCCCGCTATGCGCGGCGGCCGCGCATCTTCGTCCTATGACCTTTCGGTGACGGATGACATCGATGCGCGGATCTGGGAGAGAATCAAAGACCATCCCTGCTTTTCAGAGCAAGCCCATCACTATTTTGCTCGCATGCATGTCGCGGTCGCACCTGCCTGCAACATCCAGTGCAATTACTGCAATCGCAAATATGACTGCACCAACGAAAGCCGTCCCGGGGTCGCATCAGTCAAGCTAACTCCCGACCAGGCACTACGCAAGGTGCTTGCCGTCGCCAGCAAAGTGCCGGAGCTTTCCGTAATCGGCATTGCCGGACCGGGCGACGCTTGTTACGACTGGAAGAAAACAGTAGCGACGTTTGAAGGCGTTGCCAGAGAAATACCTGACATCAAACTATGCATTTCTACCAATGGATTGGCGCTTCCGGACCATGTCGATGAGCTAGCTGACATGAACGTCGATCACGTGACGATCACCATCAACATGGTGGATCCGGAAGTCGGGGCGAAGATCTATCCATGGATACTTCACGGTCATCGTCGATACACCGGGATAGAAGGTGCCAGGATCCTTCACGAGCGCCAAATGTTGGGTTTGGAAATGCTGACCGAACGCGGCATCCTCACCAAAATCAATTCGGTTATGATTCCAGGCGTCAATGACACGCACCTCGTGGAAGTTAACCGATGGATCAGAGACCGCGGGGCATTCATGCACAATGTTGTGCCCCTGATTTCAAAGCCTTCGCATGGTACTTATTACGGTCTCACGGGTCAGCGTTGCCCCGAGCCATTCGAACTAATGGCACTTCAAGACTGTCTCGATGGTAACGTTAAGCTTATGCGCCACTGCCAACAGTGCCGGGCCGACGCCATTGGTTTGCTGGGCGATGATCGCGAGCGAGAGTTTGCCCTCGACCAAATCTCCACCAAAGTTGATTACGATGCCAACATGCGCGAGGCATATCGGAAGCTGGTCGAGCATGAGCGAGAGGATCAATTTGCAGCAAAATTGGACGCGAACAAGGCAGTCGAGTCACTGGGTTCGTCGGGAACCCTTGCCGTTGCGGTGGCGACTAAAGGTGGCGGCCGGATCAACGAACATTTCGGTCAGGTAAGAGAACTCCAATTGTATGCCGTCTCTCGAAAAGGGATCAACTTGGTGGGACACCGTAAGGTTCTGCCATATTGCTTGGGTGGCGTAGGCGAGGAGAGCGCTCTGGATCAAATCATCGTTGCACTCGACGGTATCGATATTCTGCTCTCTGCCAAAATTGGCGATGGACCAAAGAAGCGGTTGGCAAAAGCTGGCGTGCGAGCAGCGGACGCATTTGCCTATGCTTACATCGAGACTGCGATCGGCGCGCTGTACATCGCCGAGTTTGGCCGCAAGCCGTCGATGCCGACGGCGTTACCCCTCTGA
- a CDS encoding 4Fe-4S binding protein: MAYKIIASQCTQCGSCEFACPSDAISFKGEGYVVDSKKCTECKGEFDTQQCASVCPMPKTCVPA; encoded by the coding sequence ATGGCTTATAAGATCATTGCATCCCAGTGCACCCAGTGCGGCTCTTGCGAATTTGCATGTCCCTCAGATGCGATCAGTTTCAAAGGTGAAGGATATGTTGTGGATTCAAAAAAATGTACCGAGTGCAAGGGTGAGTTTGACACGCAACAATGCGCTTCGGTGTGTCCGATGCCAAAGACCTGCGTCCCTGCTTGA
- the nifT gene encoding putative nitrogen fixation protein NifT: MRVTISRTDVGLSAYIHKKDLEEPIISVEHKNLWGGFILLKNGWRIALPDLSQNRRLPVTVDARRLSS, from the coding sequence ATGAGAGTGACAATCAGCAGAACTGACGTCGGCTTATCGGCCTATATTCACAAGAAAGACCTTGAGGAACCGATCATCTCGGTTGAGCACAAAAACCTATGGGGCGGCTTTATTCTGCTGAAAAATGGATGGCGGATTGCCCTTCCCGATCTATCGCAGAACAGGCGCCTGCCCGTTACTGTCGATGCCAGAAGGCTATCCAGTTAG
- a CDS encoding class I SAM-dependent methyltransferase, protein MTPLNETTLKELVDRIFGDLGGAFSVPLVHIGDELGLYKTLKAIGPATVEEVAVAAGCAPRYVREWLAAQAASGYVHYENGQFSLTPEQAYVFAEPDSPFNLIGAFDTAAAMVGNQAKVQSAFKTGEGVAWGDQAGCMFCAVARLFRPGYVNALVQEWLPALDGVIAKLKSGATVADVGCGHGVSTVLMAQAFPNSRFTGYDFHLGSIAASKAHAEAHGLANVQFEVGRAQDFDGSDFDLITCFDCLHDMGDPKAAASHIRKALKEGGTWMVVEPMARDTLEENINPVGRLYYSASTMICVPTSLAQETGLALGAQAGEKRLTEVILSGGFTHVRRAAETPLNMVLEAT, encoded by the coding sequence GTGACCCCACTCAACGAAACAACGCTTAAGGAGCTCGTGGACCGCATCTTTGGCGACCTTGGTGGTGCATTCAGCGTGCCGCTGGTGCATATCGGCGATGAGCTCGGCCTCTACAAGACGCTGAAGGCGATCGGTCCCGCGACGGTCGAGGAGGTTGCCGTGGCCGCGGGATGCGCGCCTCGCTATGTGCGCGAGTGGCTGGCAGCGCAGGCGGCTTCGGGCTATGTGCACTACGAGAATGGCCAGTTCTCGCTCACGCCGGAGCAGGCCTATGTGTTTGCTGAACCCGATAGCCCGTTCAACCTGATTGGCGCGTTCGATACGGCTGCCGCGATGGTCGGAAATCAGGCGAAGGTGCAGTCTGCCTTCAAGACCGGGGAAGGCGTTGCCTGGGGCGATCAGGCTGGCTGCATGTTCTGCGCTGTCGCGCGGCTGTTCCGCCCTGGTTACGTCAATGCGCTGGTCCAGGAGTGGCTGCCGGCGCTCGATGGTGTGATCGCCAAGTTAAAATCGGGTGCAACGGTCGCCGACGTCGGATGCGGGCACGGGGTATCAACGGTGCTGATGGCTCAGGCGTTTCCCAACTCCCGGTTCACGGGTTACGACTTTCATTTGGGCTCGATCGCGGCATCGAAAGCGCACGCGGAAGCGCACGGTTTGGCGAACGTGCAGTTTGAGGTGGGCCGGGCGCAGGACTTCGACGGTAGCGACTTCGATCTGATCACTTGCTTCGACTGTCTGCACGACATGGGCGACCCGAAAGCCGCGGCGTCTCATATCAGAAAAGCGCTGAAGGAAGGCGGCACCTGGATGGTCGTCGAACCAATGGCCAGAGACACGCTTGAGGAGAATATAAACCCGGTCGGGCGGCTCTACTACTCCGCCTCGACGATGATCTGCGTTCCCACCTCCCTGGCGCAGGAGACAGGATTAGCACTTGGCGCACAGGCGGGAGAGAAGCGATTGACGGAGGTGATCCTGTCAGGCGGGTTCACACATGTCAGACGAGCAGCCGAGACCCCGCTGAACATGGTTCTCGAGGCGACCTGA
- the nodX gene encoding acyltransferase, which translates to MGPFNEHSSGHRNNFDLLRLFAACQVMFSHAWNWLHLGDSLNGTAVFNLLFSAPGVAIFFVISGFLITDSYIRSSSAASFFVKRSLRIFPALFVNIAVMELALLVTGGLNVTGILQYLSYFTVYILTAARIWAVYFTYEPYTMSGFYGASDPSGVLWTLTVELTFYLTLPMLLQIWRRWKRAGALIVAVAALGSWVMAQHFNITDKYDPFLSVTAGPTFWIFSMGVLARLYWHRVSKIFEGKLLWWLATHLAITWWMAGTSAAFVSINNAAPVDAFRIAVLAGLVLSAAHSFPHPNLLRGQDLSYGIYLYHMLVMHTLIAIGWVGHWWLWIVEPVGTVALAALSWVLIEKPAMKLRTLLVARRLSVA; encoded by the coding sequence ATGGGACCATTCAATGAACACTCATCCGGCCACCGGAACAACTTTGACCTGTTAAGGCTCTTTGCCGCCTGCCAAGTGATGTTCAGCCACGCGTGGAATTGGCTTCACCTGGGCGATTCTTTGAACGGCACAGCGGTCTTCAATCTGTTGTTTTCGGCGCCGGGAGTTGCGATCTTCTTTGTAATCAGCGGCTTTCTAATAACGGATTCATACATCCGCTCATCGTCTGCAGCCTCTTTTTTCGTCAAGCGGTCGCTCCGGATCTTTCCTGCACTGTTCGTCAACATCGCCGTAATGGAACTTGCCCTGCTGGTGACCGGGGGATTAAATGTAACAGGCATCTTGCAGTATCTGTCTTACTTCACGGTCTACATCCTGACCGCTGCACGCATCTGGGCGGTCTACTTCACGTACGAGCCCTACACGATGAGCGGCTTTTATGGCGCCTCGGACCCAAGTGGGGTGCTGTGGACGCTGACGGTGGAGCTGACGTTCTACCTCACTCTGCCAATGCTGTTGCAAATTTGGCGGCGGTGGAAACGAGCAGGGGCGCTAATCGTTGCCGTCGCCGCCCTCGGGTCTTGGGTCATGGCGCAGCACTTCAACATAACTGATAAGTACGATCCGTTCCTGTCGGTGACAGCAGGCCCGACTTTCTGGATTTTTTCGATGGGAGTTCTTGCTCGGCTTTACTGGCATCGCGTCAGCAAGATCTTTGAAGGCAAGCTCTTGTGGTGGCTGGCAACTCATCTCGCGATAACGTGGTGGATGGCAGGAACGTCCGCTGCATTCGTCTCGATCAACAATGCGGCGCCTGTCGATGCGTTCCGAATCGCTGTTCTCGCCGGTCTAGTCCTGTCGGCAGCGCACTCATTTCCGCACCCTAATCTGTTGCGCGGGCAGGATCTCTCTTACGGGATTTACCTCTACCATATGCTCGTCATGCACACGCTGATCGCCATCGGATGGGTCGGCCATTGGTGGCTCTGGATCGTCGAGCCGGTCGGAACCGTGGCATTAGCCGCTCTATCATGGGTGCTGATTGAAAAACCGGCCATGAAACTTCGCACATTGCTAGTCGCCAGAAGGCTTTCCGTCGCTTAA